The Solirubrobacter pauli sequence GAGGCGTGGGCGAACCTCGCGCGCGTCGGCCGGCCGGGCGGCAAGGGCGTCATCGTCGCGGTCCTGGACACGGGCGTGGCCTACGCGAACCGCGGTGGCTTCCGCCGGTCGCCGGACCTGTCGAAGTCGCGCTTCGTCCGCGGCTGGGACTTCGCGAACAACGACCCGTACCCCAACGACGACAACGGCCACGGCACGCACGTCGCCAGCACGATCGTCGAGGGCACGGGGAACGCGATCGGCCTGACGGGCCTGGCCTACGGCGTGAAGGTGATGCCGGTCAAGGTCCTGGACGCCGAGGGCGAGGGAGACTCGGGCCGGATCGCCGCGGGCATCCGCTTCGCGGCGGACCGCGGCGCCCAGGTCATCAACCTCTCGTTCGAGTTCCCGTCGGACATCACCCGCTCGCAGATCCCGAACATCCTCAACGCCATCCGCCACGCGCGGCGCAAGGGCGCGCTGGTCGTCGGCGCGTCCGGGAACGCCGCCGCGGCCGCGGTCGCCTACCCGGCCCGCTCGAGCGACGTCCTGTCCGTCGGCGCCACCACCCAGCACGGCTGCCAGGCCGACTACTCCAACGAGGGCGCCGACCTCGACATCGTCGCCCCGGGCGGCGGCGTCGACGCCGCCCTGGAGGGCGACCCGCTCTGCCGCCCGCTGGAAGCGGCGGGCCTGGACATCTTCCAGATGACCTTCACGAGCTCCCCGCGCCGCTTCGGCCTGCCCGACGGCTACATCGGCACCTCGATGGCCGCCCCGCACGCCTCGGCCACCGCGGCGCTGATCATCGCGTCGGGCGTGCTCGGCCCGAAGCCGACGCCGAACGCGATCGAGCGTCGCCTGGAGCTCACGGCGACGGACCTCGGCCCGGCCGGCAAGGACCCGCACTACGGGTGGGGCCGCATCAACGCGGCCCGCGCGACGGACCCGGCGATCCCGGTGACCTGACCCGCGCCAACGGCAACGGCAACGGCAACGGCAACGGCAACGGCAACGGCAACGGCTGACCACACCCGCGGGCGCCGCGTCAAGCAATTCATGCCCCGGCGTGGGCGGAGACCGGTGTGGTCGTCAGGAATTGCTTGACCCGTCGCGGCGGGCGTGGTGTGTGCGGGTGAGCCGGGTTCCCCGGACTGTGGAACGCGTTCGCGTTCCCCGGGCCCATGGCGAGGCCCGAAAGCGTGGGTGGGGTCGGAAACATGCGCATAGCGAACCTTTCCGACCGCACCCCCCTGCACCGACGGTCCCTCAGGCTCGAACCGCGGTGAACGCCTGGGCGTTCACACAGTGCCGTTGCCGTCGCCGCTCAGACCGTGCGGATGATCAAGACCGAGCACGGCGCGTGGTGCGACACCTTGTTCGGCACCGAGCCGAGCAGGAACCGGCGCGCGCCGGTCATGCCCTTGTTGCCGACGACGATGAGGTCGGCGTCGCGTTCTTCGGCGACGTCGAGGATCGCGTCGGCGGGGTCGCCTTCGCGGGCGAAGGTCTCGACGTCCACGCCGGCGGCGCGGACGATGTCGGCCGCGTCGGAGAGGGTCGCGTCGACCTCCTCGCGGGGGTTGACCATCCACTGCAGATCGGCGGGGGTCTGGCGGGCCTCTTCGCGGAGGCGGGCCTTGGGGACGGGCTCGTAGGCGGAGACGAGCCAGAGCTTGGCGTTGAGTGCCTTGGCGAGGTCGACCGCCTCGTCCACGGCCTTCTGCGCGGTGTCGGAGCCGTCGGTGCCCACGACGATCGAGCGGAACATGGCGCGATCATACGCACGCCGGGGCGGGCGCTATGTCGGTTCGATCACAGCTTGATGGCGGCGATCACGAAGCTGATGATCACGCAGATCACGATGATCACCTGCATCCAGATCCAGAGGCGGTTCACTGGCACTCAGGCTAGTGGCCGCTTCTCATCTCAGGCCATGGCGCGCTCCGCGCGGCTCGAGGCGACGACGGTCGTGACCGGCAGGCCGAGGCCGGACGCCTTCGCGGGCAGGTCGAGATGCAGCCACTTGGAGACGCGCTGCGGGAGCGTCGAGATGATCAGCTCGTCGAACCCGTGCACGTTGACCGCGTCCTGGATGGCGGCGAGCGGCTCGGGCACGCCGATCATGCTGTCGACCGGTCCGCCGGCGGCCTCCTCGAGCAGCGGCACCGCCAGCTCGATCACCGCCTCCGCCTCGCTGCGGCCCTGATCCTCCGGGTCGACGAGCTTGTGCAGGCCGTGCGCGGCGTTCGGGACGAGCAGCGTGAACACCGCCGGCCCGCGAGCCGCCCGCTCGCGCACCGCCTCCAGCAGCGCGGGCGTCGCGGCGGTCTTGTTGGCGACGACGAGGACTCGGGCACCTTCGGACATGAAGCGCTCCTTCGGACGATCGCTCGAGGCAATTGTTGCAAGCGACCGGGGAACGTCAACCCGACCCGTGCGCCCGCGGCGCGGGGCGGGCCGCGCAGGGCGGCGCGGCGCGGCGCGGCGCGGCGCGGCTAGAGCTTCGCGCTGCCCGTGGCGAAGGTCGTCCAGCGCTTGCCGGACTTCTTCTTGACCGTCAGCTGCACGCGGACGTCGGCGCCCGCGGCGGCCTTGACGGTGACGCGCTTCGAGTAGCCCTTGACCGTCTTCTGGGTCTTGGTGACGGTCTTGCTCTTCTTGTTGACCGTGACCTTGATGACGAGCTGGAAGGTGCCCTTGCCGAGCGCGAGGGGGCGGAGGTCGACGGTGGTGGCGGACGGGGTCGCCGACAGCGCGAGCTGGCCGACGAGCCGCGCGGACGCGGACGCCTTGCCCTTCAGGAGCACGGCGTTGCTGCTGGAGCGCGGGGTGATCCCCTCGTCCTCGTCCTCGCCGCCGTGCGCATCGGCGGCCTTGCGCTGGGTGAGGGTCACGGCCGGCGACGTGCCGACGTTGCCGGCGGCGTCGGTGGCCGTGACGACGACCTTGCCCTTGGCGACGCTGAAGGTCCCGCCCGCGGCGATCGGCGTGGCCGAGCCGCCGTTGAGCGCCCACTTGACGCCGGTCAGGCCGGACAGCGGGTCAGAGCCGCCGGCGGTGCAGAGGTAGTCGGTCGACTTCGGGTCCGGCGTGCAGGACACCGTGGCGGCGGGCGGCGTGCGGTCGACCTTGACCGCGCCCTGCGCCGTGACCTCGTTGCCCGCGCCGTCGACGGCGCGGAAGACGATCGAGGAGGCGCCTTCGGCTTCGACGGTGTAGACGCCACCGGCGACGTTGGCCGGGCCCTCGCCGCCACGCGCGCCGGTGAGCACCGCGAGGCCGGAGATCCCGCCGGACGCCGTGACGTTGCACGTCGCGGGCGTGTTGCGCCACGTCGCGGGGCCGCAGTCGGCGGCGAGCGTCGGCGCGGTCTTGTCGATCGCGACCGTGTCCTCGCGCCAGTCGGACGCATTGCCGGCGACGTCGAGCACGCGGCTGTAGAGCTTGTAGGAGCCTTCCTGCGTGATCGAGACGGAGGGCGTCGTCGTCGCGCTGGGCGCCGTGTCGAGCTTCCACTCGACGCGGAGCAGGCCGGACGTCGTGTCGCTGCCGGACACGGTCGTCGTGAAGTTGGACTTGCGCCAGCCGGCGGGGACCGCCGGGGTGGTGTTGACCGGCTTGGTCAGGTCGACCCGGATCGCCTCCGACCGCCACGGGGACTCGTTGCCGGCCTTGTCGACCACGCGCGTGAGCAGCGTCTGGCCGCCCTCGACGGTGACGAGCGCCGGGCCGGACTTGACCTCGCCCGTGGCGCCGAGCTTCCACTCGCCGCGGTCGATGCCCGCGCCCACGTCGGTGCCGGTGATGTCGAGCGCCAGCGGCGTCGTCTGCCAGGCGGTCGGCGCGGCGGCGCTCGTGAGCGTCGGCACGATCGTGTCGACCTTCAGCTCGGTGGACTTCCAGCCGGTGGACTGGCCGGCCACGTCGGTGACGCGCCGCTCGACGACGAAGGTGCCGTCGGCCGGGAGCGTGAAGTTCGCGGTGGCGGTGTTGACGGTCGTGACCGTCCCGCCGTTGACGCGGTACTCGATGGTCGCCACGCCGGAGGTCGCGTCGGTCGCGGTGAGCGCGACGGCACGCGACTTCACCCAGCCGGCGACGAGGCCGGAGGTGTCCTCGGGCTGCGTCTTGTCGATCTTGAGCGTCTGCGTGCGCCAGGCGCCGACGTTGCCGGCGGTGTCGGTGGCGCGGGTCATGATCGAGTGCGATCCGTCGTCGCTGACCGTGAACGTCACGCCGTTCGGGCCGGACGTGATCGGCGAGCTGCCGACGCGGTACTCGACGTAGTCCACGCCGGCGCCGCCGTTGTCGTCGGCCGTGACCGTGATCGTCACCGGGCCGGTCCGCCAGTTGGTCGGGACCGTGGTGTTGTCGATCGGCGCGTCGCTGTCCTCCTGCGGGAGGCTGGAGCTGACGGTCACGTTCGAGGACTTCCAGTCGCTCCAGTTGCCCGCGTTGTCCTGCACGCGCGTCTTGAGCACGTGGGGGCCGAACCCGGTGAGCGTCGCCTGGAGCGAGGTCTTCACGGCGCCGTTGTCGAGCTGCCACTCGACCGAGCCGGACGGGCCGGACAGCGCGTCGGTCGCGGTCAGGGTGATCTTGCGGCCGTTGCCGACCGTCGCCGGGACCGTCGTGGTGTCGACCGGCTTGACCGAGTCGATGCGGATCGTCTCGTCGCGCCAGGCGGACGTGTTGCCGGCGACGTCCTTGGCGCGCGTGGACAGCGTATGGACGCCGTCGCCGCTGACGTAGGCGTTGGTGGCGGCGAGGCTGCCGCTGTTGGTCGCGCCGCCGTTCACGCGCCACTCGAGCGAGGCGACGCCGGAGTTCGCGTCGGTGCCGTTGAGCTTGACGCCGTAGGCGGTCTGGCGCCAGGCGGTGTCCGCGGCCGGGGTGGTGTTGACCGGCGAGTCGGGATCGAGGCGGACGACGCGGGAGAACCAGGGCGACGTGTTGCCGGCGACGTCGACCACGCGCGTGTCGAGGTCGTGCTCGCCCGCGCCGGTGACGGTGATCGTGCCGGAGCCGCCGGCGACGGTGCCCGCGACGCCGTCGAGGCGGTACTCGACGCGCGCCACGCCCGAGCCGGGGGACGCGTCGGTGCCGGTCAGGTTGACGTCGAGCGACGTGCGCGAGAGCCAGGTCGACGTGACCGTGGTGGTGTCCACCGGCAGGTTCGTGTCGATCCGGATCGTGTGGACCTTCCAGCCGGAGCTGTGGCCGTCGCCGTCGATGAAGCGGGTGCGCAGGGTGTGCACGCCCTGGCCGCCGACGGTGATGTCGACCGGGCCGGTGCCCATGACCGTGTTCACGGGACCGCCGTCGAGGTCCCAGTCGATCTGGGTGACGCCGCTGCCGACGCTGTCGGTGCCGGTGATGTGGACGTCGACGGAGGAGTTGTCGGTGGTCCAGCCGGACGGGACGGTCGTGTTGTCGACCGGGCCGGCCGCGTCGACCTTGACGACGTAGTCGGTGTAGCCCGTCTGGTTGCCGGCCGCGTCATAGACGTTCACGCGCAGCGAGTGGATGCCGTTGCCGGTGACGTCGAGGTTCGTGCCGTTGACGAAGACGGGGACCGGGGTGCCGCCGTCGAGCTGGTAGACGATGCGCTCCACGCCGGAGTGCGCGTCCGAGCCCAGCAGCGGGATCGTCGCCTTGGTCGTGTACCAGCCGGGATCGACGACCGTGTCGTTCGTCGGCGCGACGTTGTCCACGCGCACCGTGTGCGAGCGGTCGTGGCGGTTGCCGGCGGCGTCGACGGCGGACGTGTAGAGGGTGTGCGTTCCCGTGCCGCTGATGGCCGCGGTGTTGGAGACCGTGTACGGGTCGGACGGGTCCAGGCGCCACTCGCCGTGCACCGGCGAGGTCGCGTCGGCGACGTTGAGGTTCACGTTGACCGTGCCCTGCTGCCAGGTCGACGGCACCGAGGTGCTGTTGACGGGCAGGACCGTGTCGATGCTGACGTCGTCGGTGACCCACGGGGTCCAGTCGCCGGTGCCGGTCTCCTGGGCGCGGTGGGAGAACTGGTGCGTGCCCTCGGGAAGGTTCGCGCTGCCGGTCGTCTGGACCGGGTCGCAGTCGACGCGCCATTCGTAGCCCTGCACGCCCGTGCCCGAGAGCGCCACGACCGGGTTGTTGGTCCAGGCGCTGGACACCGCGGTCGTGTCAGTGGCCGTGGCCGCCCACGGCCCCGGGTCGGTGATGCACATGGGGGGCGCGGACGCGATCGAGGCCCACGGGTTCGCGGACGCCGTGGCCGGCAGCGCGAGGGCCAGGAGGAGCATGAGGACGAATGTGCGAATCCGAGGGTTCACGTCCCGGTCATCGGCAGAGCAGTGAGGACCTGTAGTGGGACCTGGACACTTTTCGGACCACGGCCATACTGGGCGCGTGATCGTTGCCGTTTTGGCGGGCGGACGCGGGAGCCGCCTGGGAGGAGCGAAGGCGCTGACGCCGCTCGGCGGCCGCCCGCTGATCGCACGCCCGGTGGCGGCGGCGCGCGCGGCGGGCCTGGACGTGGTGGTGGTCGCCAAGCCCGACAGCGCGCTGCCGGGCCTCCCCGTCCTGGTGGAGCCGGCGGACCCCACGCACCCGCTGCTCGGCCTGGTGACCGCGCTCGAGCACCACGGCCCGATCGTCGCGGTCGCGTGCGACCAGCCCTGGGTGACGGCCGAGTGGCTGCGCGCGCTCGCCGACCACGACGGCCCCGCGCTCGCGGTGGCCGACGAGCCGTTCCCGGGCCGCTACGAGCCGAGCCAGCTGCCGACCTTGCGCGCCGCCCTGGCCGAGGAGGCCTCGCTGCGCCGGACGCTCGCGCGCCTGGCGCCCGCCGTGCTCGGCGCACCGCCCGAGCTCGCGGCGAGCGTGAACACACCCGAGGACCTGGCCGCGGCGGAGCAGCAGCTGGCGGTGCGTCCATGAGCGCCGACTTCGCCGTCGTCGGCGGCGGCATCGTCGGCTGCGCCCTCGCCGCGTTCCTCGCCGAGGGCGGGGCGCGCGTCGTCGTCCACGAGCGCGAGGCGATCGCCGCGGGCGCGTCGGGGCGCAACTCGGGCGTCGTCCAGGACCCGCTCGACCCGGCGCTCACCGGCCTGTACGAGGAGTCGCTCGAGCACTACCGCACGCTCGAGGGGTTCGACTTCCCGGCCGATCCGGTCGGGCTGCTGCTCGTCGGCGAGCAGCCGTTCGAGCATCCGGGCACGGAGTTGATCGAGGACCCGCACCGGCTCGAGCCGGCGCTCGCCCCGGGCCTGTTCGCGCGCCGCATCGACACCGGACGGCCGGTGCCGCCCGCCGCCGCGGCGCACGCGTGGGCCGAGCGGGCCAGGCGCGCGGGCGCGACGTTCCGGATCGGCGAGGACGGGCCCACCGACGGCCCACGCGTGATCGCGGCCGGCCCGTGGGCCAGGGACCTGCTGCCGCTGCCGATCACCCCGATCTGGGGCGTCGTGGTCGAGTTCGAGCTCCCGGACGCGCCGACGCACGTGCTCGAGGAGGCCGGGATCGACGCGCTCACGAGCGACGCGGTGCCGGAGACGCTGTTCAGCGCCGTGACCGCGCGCGGGATCAGCGCGATCGGGTCGACGTTCGAGCCGGCGAAGCCGGACCCGGAGGCGAAGGCGCCGAGCATCGTCGCCCATGCCGCGCGCTTCCTGCCCGGCCTGGACCGGCACCCAATGCGCGGTCTGCGGGCGTGCGCGCGGCCGGGCTCGGCCGACGGGCGGCCGATGCTGGGTCGCATCGACGACGAGGTCTACGTGGCCGGCGGCCACGGGGCATGGGGCATCACGCTCGGGCCGGCGTCGGCGCGGCTCGTCGCGGACCTGATGCTGGGCAGGCCGGCGGAGATCCCGCCGGCCCTCGACGTCGGACGCTTTACGTCGTCGCCGAGTCGGTGATCGGCCCGCTGCCGACCGTGCCGCTCGGCTTCGACGGGTCGGTCGTCGCGGTCTTGTCGGTCGTCGACGGCGTCTCTTCCGTCGTCTCAGGCTTGGGGCGCAGGCCGATGACCTGACGGTCCTTGCCGGTGCCGTAGATGTGGTACTCCCGGCCTTCCTTCATCACGAGGCTGAAGACCTGGCCGCTGCGGGCGTTGGTGCTCGTGTTGAGGTAGAGGCCGTTGCGGGAGCCGGTGAGGATGTCGGCGTACGCGCGCCCCTCGACCTGCTTGACCGTCTCGTTGGCCGGCGCCTTCGAGGTGGCCGGCTTGTCGGACGTCTTGTCGGCCGTCGCGGACGACTCGCTACCGCTCGAGACGACCTTGCGGTCCTTGCCCGTGCCGTAGATGTGCTGCTCGCTGCCGTCCTTGCCCTTGACGAGGATGAACGCCTCGCCGTCACGGGCGTTGCCGGACGTGTTGACGTACATGCCGGCGCGCGGACCCGTGAGGATCTCGGCGTAGCTCTCGCCCTCGACGGGCTTGGTCGTCTCCTTCTCGGTGGACGCCGTCTTGAGGGCGCTGGAGAAGGACGTGGTGGTCCCCGTCGAGGTCAACGAGGAGGACTTGGCCTTGACCGCCGCGTTGTTCGCAGCCGTGATGCCTTGGAGGAGGGAGGTATCGACGCGCATTGGGTTGCTCTCCGCATCGGCCGTTCGTCGATCACCCTTTAGCGGGGTAAGGGAAAGGACGCGATGCGCACCTACATCGACGCCATGAACGTGATCGGCTCACGCCCCGACGGCTGGTGGCGCGACCGCGAAGGAGCGATGCGACGGCTCGTCGAGGACGTCCGCGCCTGGGCGGACGGGGACGTCACCGTGGTCCTCGACGCCGGCCCGGACGACTTGATCGGCAC is a genomic window containing:
- a CDS encoding S8 family serine peptidase is translated as MLASTLLAAGPVSGASAGGTGGDARAAAAAMKARAAAPARARANEVVVSDTRGSRVVKVRDVAKASRAIAKRDGVRSVTPNYIAHVSGWVPPDPGNAAAPGGWQSLQWNFLADSGVNAPEAWANLARVGRPGGKGVIVAVLDTGVAYANRGGFRRSPDLSKSRFVRGWDFANNDPYPNDDNGHGTHVASTIVEGTGNAIGLTGLAYGVKVMPVKVLDAEGEGDSGRIAAGIRFAADRGAQVINLSFEFPSDITRSQIPNILNAIRHARRKGALVVGASGNAAAAAVAYPARSSDVLSVGATTQHGCQADYSNEGADLDIVAPGGGVDAALEGDPLCRPLEAAGLDIFQMTFTSSPRRFGLPDGYIGTSMAAPHASATAALIIASGVLGPKPTPNAIERRLELTATDLGPAGKDPHYGWGRINAARATDPAIPVT
- a CDS encoding universal stress protein produces the protein MFRSIVVGTDGSDTAQKAVDEAVDLAKALNAKLWLVSAYEPVPKARLREEARQTPADLQWMVNPREEVDATLSDAADIVRAAGVDVETFAREGDPADAILDVAEERDADLIVVGNKGMTGARRFLLGSVPNKVSHHAPCSVLIIRTV
- a CDS encoding OmpL47-type beta-barrel domain-containing protein translates to MLLLALALPATASANPWASIASAPPMCITDPGPWAATATDTTAVSSAWTNNPVVALSGTGVQGYEWRVDCDPVQTTGSANLPEGTHQFSHRAQETGTGDWTPWVTDDVSIDTVLPVNSTSVPSTWQQGTVNVNLNVADATSPVHGEWRLDPSDPYTVSNTAAISGTGTHTLYTSAVDAAGNRHDRSHTVRVDNVAPTNDTVVDPGWYTTKATIPLLGSDAHSGVERIVYQLDGGTPVPVFVNGTNLDVTGNGIHSLRVNVYDAAGNQTGYTDYVVKVDAAGPVDNTTVPSGWTTDNSSVDVHITGTDSVGSGVTQIDWDLDGGPVNTVMGTGPVDITVGGQGVHTLRTRFIDGDGHSSGWKVHTIRIDTNLPVDTTTVTSTWLSRTSLDVNLTGTDASPGSGVARVEYRLDGVAGTVAGGSGTITVTGAGEHDLDTRVVDVAGNTSPWFSRVVRLDPDSPVNTTPAADTAWRQTAYGVKLNGTDANSGVASLEWRVNGGATNSGSLAATNAYVSGDGVHTLSTRAKDVAGNTSAWRDETIRIDSVKPVDTTTVPATVGNGRKITLTATDALSGPSGSVEWQLDNGAVKTSLQATLTGFGPHVLKTRVQDNAGNWSDWKSSNVTVSSSLPQEDSDAPIDNTTVPTNWRTGPVTITVTADDNGGAGVDYVEYRVGSSPITSGPNGVTFTVSDDGSHSIMTRATDTAGNVGAWRTQTLKIDKTQPEDTSGLVAGWVKSRAVALTATDATSGVATIEYRVNGGTVTTVNTATANFTLPADGTFVVERRVTDVAGQSTGWKSTELKVDTIVPTLTSAAAPTAWQTTPLALDITGTDVGAGIDRGEWKLGATGEVKSGPALVTVEGGQTLLTRVVDKAGNESPWRSEAIRVDLTKPVNTTPAVPAGWRKSNFTTTVSGSDTTSGLLRVEWKLDTAPSATTTPSVSITQEGSYKLYSRVLDVAGNASDWREDTVAIDKTAPTLAADCGPATWRNTPATCNVTASGGISGLAVLTGARGGEGPANVAGGVYTVEAEGASSIVFRAVDGAGNEVTAQGAVKVDRTPPAATVSCTPDPKSTDYLCTAGGSDPLSGLTGVKWALNGGSATPIAAGGTFSVAKGKVVVTATDAAGNVGTSPAVTLTQRKAADAHGGEDEDEGITPRSSSNAVLLKGKASASARLVGQLALSATPSATTVDLRPLALGKGTFQLVIKVTVNKKSKTVTKTQKTVKGYSKRVTVKAAAGADVRVQLTVKKKSGKRWTTFATGSAKL
- the mobA gene encoding molybdenum cofactor guanylyltransferase yields the protein MIVAVLAGGRGSRLGGAKALTPLGGRPLIARPVAAARAAGLDVVVVAKPDSALPGLPVLVEPADPTHPLLGLVTALEHHGPIVAVACDQPWVTAEWLRALADHDGPALAVADEPFPGRYEPSQLPTLRAALAEEASLRRTLARLAPAVLGAPPELAASVNTPEDLAAAEQQLAVRP
- a CDS encoding NAD(P)/FAD-dependent oxidoreductase, which produces MSADFAVVGGGIVGCALAAFLAEGGARVVVHEREAIAAGASGRNSGVVQDPLDPALTGLYEESLEHYRTLEGFDFPADPVGLLLVGEQPFEHPGTELIEDPHRLEPALAPGLFARRIDTGRPVPPAAAAHAWAERARRAGATFRIGEDGPTDGPRVIAAGPWARDLLPLPITPIWGVVVEFELPDAPTHVLEEAGIDALTSDAVPETLFSAVTARGISAIGSTFEPAKPDPEAKAPSIVAHAARFLPGLDRHPMRGLRACARPGSADGRPMLGRIDDEVYVAGGHGAWGITLGPASARLVADLMLGRPAEIPPALDVGRFTSSPSR